In the Colias croceus chromosome 1, ilColCroc2.1 genome, GTCACTTCAGTAGAACGAGCTCAGTCTAATTATTGGTTATCAAtactttttcataaattatgatatattaaattatgatataatgatatattaaatatcacgtgataagtatttttttgtttctttcaaaatatttaaaagatatgAAATATGTATCAATATTCAAAAGCGCTTATCTTATTgttcatattaaattaaagctaatCTGAAGgtatgattattaattattattaatactgcCTTTGATATCAAGTTTTTGCTCATAAATTAATTcagaaacaattttttttattttattagtgcTGAAGCACTTCATATCTTTTTTCtcgtgatataatatttttattatattataggtacttacttacataattttattttagttaacaAATTTGGTGTCGtttcaaaagaaaattacCTTGAATAATGAATTCCTCTtgattataatcggttaaaatatgtataattataactatatatttatgtattgttgACATGCATCTAGGATCTAGAATctatatttgttatatttattaatttaaatttttatttaaatttatgattaaaattattgacttgaataattaatttttcccCTCAAGAGGTGATTCAAGAATCGGTTTGTTCAaggctattatttattaaatcaaatttttaaatggcAAAGCGCCTTATTCGTCTAATAATGGGTGTGTCATGACGTAGTGTTTACGAGACATTTATCTACTTGCCTCCtgcgtattattaaaatttacaaggCCAGTATTTTGTAGTCGATAATAGAAGGCATATAATACTGAACCGTATTCTAGTAACGTTAAGCATCACATTTGTTCAGATACCCCATTGAAAGTTTAAAACACTAGTAACACAACAATTCTTCGTGCAGTAAATTCTAATGCGCATTTTGCAAAGTATTGGCAGCActataaagaaaaacaaaaacatgttTTGCATTATGTAACTGAATCAGAGTAAACAAGATTATGTACTTCCTTCTCCATTGAGAGCCTATGTAAATACCAAAGATTTTGGACGATTTCGATATGGTGAACTAAACACCAACGAACATTAACCGCTTTTCATTCTGTTTTCTATCTAGGCTTAGTATCTAGGTATACAAAGTTATGTTTACTAAATCGACTTTTGtgcgtataaaatataaatagtttacataaattttgtctatcagttttcaaaatattttaaactagctttccacccgcagcttcgcccgcaaagtcaaagaaaaacccgcatagttctcgttccagtgggatttccgggataaaacctaaacTATTTCCCGgagtaaaaagtagcctatgtcctttctcgggtatcaaaatatctctataccaaatttcatgcaaattggttcagtagttaaggcgtgattgagtaacagacagacagacagagttactttcgcatttataatatgtattatagtatggattgatTGGTTTTTTTAATCAACTCGGTTTTCGGTTCTCAGCTCAGAGATTTTGAAACGTGAATGTTTCTTTTTCactatttaaagattttatgtaaaaaaatatttatatgtccCCGTCACGTCAGTTATCATCACGAAGCGCTACGATATGTAACTAACTTTCCGCCCTTACGCTGAAGCATAAAGATTTTAAAGAGTGTATTTGCTTGTTTGTTagacgcgcttatctcaggaactgttagaccaaattaaaaatatctgtcACCATTGGATATTTACGAGGGGAGTTCTATGTATTTTCGGTATTGGGgagatttaatattattaccgTAAGTATTATACCGAGACCGactttagttaaaatatatcaataagtaacaaaattatCAGAGGgtagttatataaaatttcatgttgttaaaattaaaaaaaaattgaaattttacttcGTTCGTTTGTTTGCGACCCAGTCAAAGACGGCAAAAATAATCGATGCGAATATGTTTAACTTTTTGTTATTACTAAACAAGGAAAAAAACTTGAGATGTGTCAATGGACACCGGATGGAAAGAAGTTCTATGACAGCGAAACACGCGCAGGACGCATGGCTTATAATAAtggcatttatttattcagccAAACCAAcagtaaatacatacaaatcaTGCAAGCTTAAATCACATGGCAATGGCATAAAGTGTTGTTACAAATTTTGGTCTCAATTCCGTCTAGACAAAATagtaacaatttatttataaagactTAGTTATTCAATAACGCCATGCAGaaagtgtatttaaaaaaggcAGGGAAAGTAATTAGGACAATCACGGCGgtaatcaaagaaaaaacaagAAGTTGCCGTTGATGTTTGAGTGGTGAAAAGAAAGCTGGCAAAGGAAGAGCAGTTTCCTCACAACAAGGCATCATTTCAAAAAATACCTCAACTCtcccatatttattttttatgtagtgtatttttgtgtgtatttttttatgaaggTTAAACTTATCAAGGTCTTTTTTCTCACAAAATGTaccaaaaatacatttttttgacaacaaattatttgaaagtttaaaatattcatagagaAAACAAGTGTAGCATGCTtcatttctttctttcttctccACTTGATAACACAACCTTACAAATTCACAATCACAACCAATTATTTGCAATCAGAAAAGCATGCGTGAAAATCAGTATATATATGTACACTACGTCTTGTACTTCAGTTGTGTAGCAAATTCATGAATATGGGATATTGTAGAAGTATTATTGATGATGTTCTGATACTATTGATTAAGTAGAAcacagtttaaagtttttttttttatattattccaTAAAGTACAACAATAGTTCgacttatacaaataaaacataaacatgtaccgcGGGCGTAGCCAGAGTAGACCGCTAGTCCAATATAAAATAGACTCAGGATCAATACACAATCCAATAGGCAATATTCATTATCCGTTTAACTTTGTCATAACTCCTTTAAGATTCACATTATCTCAGGTGTATGCCcaaattgaattatattattaacataaagCAACAtagatactagcttccgcccgcgactccgtccgcgcggatgtcggtctttgcgtggatggtttatttctccattttgagtaactcggacaatgacatcttataaatatctattggacccaaatacggctaggtctataataatacgcaacgtgtgttcgcggtaagtacctactacagaacaatgtctatggataactcaaaaattgagattaattttttttctacgtatttttccaggataaaaagtatcctattttacgcccaggataataaggtataattataccaagtttcatcgaaatcgaaccggtagttttcacgtgatgtcttcacatacagacagacagacagacagacagacaaaaaattttttaatcacatatttgggtttggtatcgatccagtaacaccccctgctagttattttttcaatatttttaatgtacagaattgacccttctacagatttattatatgtatagatgtaccTAGTATTAAATGTGTTTATAGGAATAATCAACTGATAATTactattctattaaaaattgttaacaaaGTATCATTACAAtggttatttagttttaattaagaaagttttctaaagaaaactttagtacctacttaagagaaatatcaaaaatacatgcTGGTTcttcttataattaattactaggtatataaaatttataaatttgcatCAAGGTAGattgtatagaatatagataaaacaaaataggTATCTCTAGTTACATTCAGTACATACCTACCAGCCacaaattgaaaacaaaaaataataatacattccGACCTACAAATTCGGAACTTCTTTAAAGTTCCCTTTATTTCGCTGGAatcatgaatattatatattttacaatcatgtttaaaaacataagttataataattaatattactgGACCCTCACTTTTTGGTCGCGTAAATgctctaatattattttcctttGTTTATCCTCTCCTACCTATTCGTAAAATCGAAATAAATTGTACCACATTTTACACTTACGTTATCGATGATAAATTTTCTGAGCTAACACTATATTAATAACAGACACTATAAGTTATTTTTGGTgaaatactattttttaaaacacagAACAAAGAAATCACTATTTATTCAACAACATCTAGAACAGCGCTTCTTGAAACTTGATCTAAAAATTAGAAATCGACAATCGTCAATTGTCAAATCGCACAGACTCACCACAGACTAGGTACATAGTACATAGACCACAACATAGACACTTAGacagataatttttttaggGTTTTAGGTTTACagattattaaacaaaaatttaacaaagtggaaaaaaagatataaataataataataattaataggttATTTTCAcagttattttcataaatatttcagaatTATTAAGGTAAGGTGTTTGCGTGGTGTTTGCTAAGGGTGTTTGTGTAACCGCACTGGCAACACCTTCAAAAATCTATCACaaagttttacaaaatgaCCGGTTATTTTCGAAATAGAGGTCCGACCCCGGACCCGCGTCCGGCCGTCCGACCAAGACCAACAGCACTAGGGTCTAGCCACTATGCCACAGTCTAGACTCTAGGGCCTAGGCGTTTGTGCACTGCAGCGTAGGTAGCCGGTAGCGATGCGACAAATCTTGAGGTATACGCACTACGCGACAAGACGTGTCGTGTCGAACTGTTATGCGTTATACTCACGATAAattgttatacatatatctaaGTTATCGAGACAGTGCatctaaaaatgtttgtttagataaaatatgttatatgaTATGTTGGTTTGTACttatggtttatttctcccaAATTTCTCCATATAAGCGGAAGCTTACCAAAAACGGTCCGAGCGAGAGGTTACCCAACGGGAAATGGTGTGGGAAATGGTCACAGGAAATGGTCTTGTCTTTTTCTAACGTTCTgacacttcaataaaaaacaatgataATTGATGTTTGTTGAAATGGTAGATAGGGCTGTGGTTAGGGTGACCATGAATTTTGTTTGACTTTGCATTATTATGTAACaacaatttttgtctgtctgtttgttccaactaatctcaggaacggTTGGACAGATTTTGACGGGACTTTCTCTGACAAATAGCTGTTATTGGAGTAACTTGGCTATTGATATTATAAGGCTTAGGATACTTTATATACCGATGTTCCCACAGCCGCAGGAACATTAggattaaaaagaaaaactcaTTCACGCGCGCggttgaaaccgcggggcgcaaatagtaaataataaaatattacattgcCGGCATTTGAAACGGTATATAGCTCATATTGATCTAATTGGAGTTATTGgtataaaaaaagacgggttgcactccgggagtgccggcagaagtgaaaacgcGCGTAGTAGAGGGGATAGCTGTCTACTGtccatccgtcttacgctttctTCCTCGATCaggtcacgtgtcctgacgcgagtttaagattttatacccattacagaaaaagtggtcaacgccgctaaagaagttttcacttcaaaaatgtcttaattcgtatataaaaaattagatCAACGGTAATAAAAACTAGAAAATACGGCGCCTATAACGAGGGTTGTGTGTGTGGATGGAGGGCGttaagtactaatattataaagctgaagagtttgtttgaacgcgctaatctcgagaactactggtccgatttaaaaaatgctttcggtgttagctcatttatcgaggaaggttataggctatatatcatcacggtaagaccaacaggagaggagctacaggggtaaaaccgcgcggggcagctagtaaataatacaaagtgaaaataaacatgttctttataataatattttctttctttacaATAGGTATACACTTAATATCTgatgtacatataaaatgaaatgataaACTTTGTATTTAGGGGTAACGAGAATGATGATGTATATTGTGCTATGGTAAAGGTAATGCTGGGTGGCTTGTAGTATTGTCGACCGAATCGCCTGCACCATTAGGAAGATCAATGTCGCTTCGTGATATGACTGCATTTTGtgatttattacgcaattcaAACACTTGCGTAATCGCATCCCGAAAGCATAAGAAATTGTAGTCAATAACGCCTGAAAAGATTTGTttctaattaacatttttaattcaaacgtGTTTTATGTaatcatttactttttatgtctATTAGCATTTAAtgtttgaaattataaatggGCCTTGAAAAATTGCACCATGTTGcatcaatatattattgaatGATAATCtcaactttattaaataaactgtgtattttacaaaatatctgAAGAGTTAACAATTTCTCAACAGTATTCCATTTCatcagttttatatttatggcTGAGTTTAGTTgtctattaaatatattgtatatttattttatttatttatatactacaataatacaattcattataattaaattaaattggcgcaaacataatcTCTTTGGAGATTTACCGCGCGCCAGCGCCGTCGACATAAAACAAAGATACATTGATCtgagtaattaatttatatctcCCTATATAATAGTCATCTTTGACCTATTCTATGAATTACCTTGTTTCTGAAAATTTTCCTCTcgtaaaatacaaacaagtgctaaaaacttgtttactTCTCTCAAGTATAAAACCGTCccattgtttaactttatGAGACTTGAACTTTGACTATTAAATGTATTGGCTTCCGTATCATCAACCATGCTGgaaagagaaacaaaaatttgttcataaatagcaagtaataatctatactaatattataaagctgaagagtttgttgttgttgttggtccgattttaaaaattctttcggtgttagatagcccatttatcgaggaaggttataggctatatatgatcatgctacgaccaacaggggtggagccacgggggtgaaaccgcgcggagcagctagtatgaCATAATGTAGTTTTAATACGCATTGAGAaatcaattaattttctacAATATGACTCAACTGAGCACTGATGTGAGTCAACCAAAACACAAAGCAGAAATTGTATTGTGAagttaaatcatattatattagcaGCCATTTAAAATGTGTAATTGATTTTCTATCCCATTGAATCCAATTAGagcaatatataatattaaacatttttaaataagtatatacAATGCTAGCTCCCGCGACTTCACTGGCATTGCAGtctaataatatactaattatattactagTGTAGTGTAAATTCTAATAAGAATCTTATTCGCTATTttatatagtttctatataaGCTGTAGACAGAATCTCTATTTAACATTATTCAAGtctatatgtatttattttttaataattaaagattgattaattattgtacatacCCATATATACATGATATATCAATAACAACATCTATCATATCACAGCAGAGTTCATAACTTTGCATGTCCACAGGAGAACTATCGGTGGCAATGTAGATTTTAGAAACAACATCAAATAGAAACGCTTTTTCTATCCCTGAATTCTGaaatgaatacaaaatattaagatataattatacttCAAATAAGAAAAACTTAGTGTAATGATTTGAAACTTCACAATAAATTAActaagtaatataaataattatttataatctatatattatgtacatacagatattaaaatattgagaaGGTTTTCTAATGTAGGCAGTTGGGGTATTAGCTTTTGTACTACTTTGCTGAAAGCTTCAAATATTGAATGATCGTAAATGGAAGTCAAGTGAAATGATAAGTGGACATGTTCAAGGCCAGCTTCTGCCAAATCTTCTGTGGCTCTGTGATGTATGTCCCTTTGTGTTTCCATTTTGTAGTCATCATTAAGGCCATCAACCTATAAATGTACACagcattatttatacaaataactaTGAAtagaattgtttaaaaatcaaataaataatattgatactCACTTTGTGAATAAAAACTTCAAATTTGATATTGCTATTAACTCTATATGCCTTAGTTACTGTCAGTTGTAACTTATCTAGGGCATCTTGATAGTCATCCTAAAAAAGATTTAGTTagtctttatatttaaaatacaataaagttaTTGTAACTGcttctttatatttaatgttataacaTGTCTCTTGCATTACATAtcaaatcaataaaacaagCAACTATCTATTCATATTAATCTTACAAAACATGCTATCTCCTGCCAAaaagattgaaaaattataagccATGGGTATATTATACcacaaaataaagaaatactgAACTTTATTTCCCATATAACAATGGTAtggatataattaaatataaatgtttaatggCTAACATTccataattaaaaactattttttaataaaataataattttgttctaGTACCTGGGCATCAATAACAAAAACGAGTGCACCACATCCACCAAATATGGTATCAGAATCAAATGTTGCATCAAAGAAATCTATCTGACCTGGAAAATCCCATATTTGAAATTGTACAAAACTACTATTGTTGATATCATCTTTAACaattttgtttgttgattccaaaaataatgtttcattcGGTGACATCTTGTGAAAAACTACTTTTTGAATTGAAGATTTTCCTGACCTGCAATTTCAATcatacaaacaattttataattattctttacACAGAAATCACAGACatgattaaattaatacaaataacgTCAGGGATATACACCTCCTCAGACCCATAAGAAGAATTCTGGGTTTATGATCTTCCTGTAATGATCCATTATCACTTTCACCATTTTGCTCAAACGGTCCATAACTAAAGTCCTTTGGAAAGGAACCCACATATTCATCTTGGTAACTCTAAAAATAGAATACATAACGCAACAATTAAAAAGCCATggtataaaacaatgtttcaGATTTATACGATACATaccattttgaaaaattcagaTACTAAATTTTACCGTATAATTACATTGCACATACAATATggataaacaatttaattctAACTGAATacctagatattattataaatattttgtaaaatatcgtTTATTAGAAGAAATTACATACAAAAGGAAATCTTCCACCAATAAATACTAAAGTGAAACGTCAGGTGAACGTCAGTCGTCAACTTCTATGACATGAAAATTGAACATTGACATGATTGACACTGACTTTTCTTGACGATATTGACCATAGAAGGCATAGAATAAACCACAGGAATAAACACTTGAAGTGCCGCAAGAATCTTTAGGCACTTCCGAACGGTAAAAGCATAGCATTTGTTTTTAGGGTTCAGCTGCACAGAAAATAAACGGGATCCTATTACTGAGACTACCCTGAGTATATGTCTGTATGTCCATCCGTCTATCGCCTTAGATATCTTATGGATTAGGCCGCGTTTCCACCTtcaagaaaacttccgcgagaaatgtccgacagtctttccgacagcaacttgcaagtctaattccgcgtttccacctgcaagtagacttgcaagttgctgtcagacagactgtcggacaattctcgcggaagttttcttgctggtggaaacgcggccttagttaaaataacaatattcaaaaatttcaGAGAtctgaa is a window encoding:
- the LOC123693402 gene encoding ras-related GTP-binding protein C codes for the protein MSYQDEYVGSFPKDFSYGPFEQNGESDNGSLQEDHKPRILLMGLRRSGKSSIQKVVFHKMSPNETLFLESTNKIVKDDINNSSFVQFQIWDFPGQIDFFDATFDSDTIFGGCGALVFVIDAQDDYQDALDKLQLTVTKAYRVNSNIKFEVFIHKVDGLNDDYKMETQRDIHHRATEDLAEAGLEHVHLSFHLTSIYDHSIFEAFSKVVQKLIPQLPTLENLLNILISNSGIEKAFLFDVVSKIYIATDSSPVDMQSYELCCDMIDVVIDISCIYGMVDDTEANTFNSQSSSLIKLNNGTVLYLREVNKFLALVCILREENFQKQGVIDYNFLCFRDAITQVFELRNKSQNAVISRSDIDLPNGAGDSVDNTTSHPALPLP